The DNA sequence GAATTGATATTTGCATCTTTGCAGCAGCTGACGAGTTCAAGCTTTGCTTTCCCAAAACATTAGCCGCCTTCGGAAGCATTCATTTCCCAGCTGTCATCGAACTCATGTAAGAATTTATGTTCCTGGTGGCCTCATGAACTGATTACTTCCAAGTCGAGCAATATAAGGATAAGTTGACTTTGCCTCCACTTCTGAAGGTCCGAAATTTGAATATGACTCCTGTGGTCTATAACTCGGTCCAGATCCCAAACCCCTTGCATTAGAGATCGTGGACGAAAACGCACCATAAGTAGAAGGCTCGGAGAAAAATTCTTTAGGCAGAGAATTCATGTCTAAGTAACATTTTCGAGCTTTGGCATCATTAATTAGAGCAGCCCAATCATCAGACTGCTCCAGCGCTTTTGCGTTTCCCATCACCTGCAAATTGTGCCAATGCCGGGTGAGGATAAGAGAGAAACTACATTGGATTGATAAggactaaaaaaaattcttaccCACAAGGCTCTTCTTGCACGAGTAAGAGCAACATTCATTCGGCGAATATCTGCAACAAAACCAACACCATGACTTGAAGCCCGAACACAAGACATTATAATGACATCACGCTCTTGCCCTTGGAAAGCATCCACAGTATTAATATAGACATCCCGTCCTTCTGATGAATTTAAAACATCCTTGAACTCCCGTTGAAGACATTTCAGTTGCAATTTGTATGGAGTGATTATGCCAACCGACACCCTCCTGGCACCTAATGATCTGATAGTTTTCTGAATGTGCTGATATAAACGAACACAAAACTGTGCTTCTATAGTGTTCTGATAGGAGACAGAACCCCCTCGATGAGATTCTCGACCAACAGCAATATCAAAAAAGATATAAGGCCTCAGCAGTGGATCTTTGTAATACACCTCATCTGGAAGAGAAGCGACACTCTCACTATCTGTAAGGCGCCCTTGGTAAAAGTGCTTGGAAGGAAAATCCCGAATATATGGATGCATTCGATATTGCACAGATAACAGCATTGTCGGGCAACCTGCTTGCTGGAACCTCTCAAAAAGGCTTCTACTATATAACAAGGTTCCAGCTGCCTTACTGATGACGGTGGCAGGGAGCTGCTGAGGGTCCCCGACAAGAACACAGCGAGCTGCACCGAGGGAAAGTGGTGGCAGTATTCCTACTTCACTGGCTTGAGCTGCTTCATCGATCACAACCATGTCAAAGCCATGAGTTAGATGAGAGAACAGCTTGCGCCCACTGCTTGAAACTGTAGTAAAAACAATTTCAGCTTCATTAGCAAAGCTTGCTTCCAGATCCGCACGAGCTTCCTCGAAATTAAAGTTCCCGCCAGCTCGAAACCTCCCTTCTAAAATGTGCAATCGGGACATCTCAACTAGTAATTTGTCCCTGTTTTCAACTATTGCAGCAAGGTTTTGGAGTAACCTATCTCGGTTTTGGTCTCTGGCCATAAGAACGTCAGGGTCAACACCAACAGATCCTTGTGCATGACCAGCGGCAGCTACAACATTTAGTTCTTTTTGGAGATATGCAATTTGCTGGGATAACTGAGTCTCGCGAAGCCTCAAACTATGCATCCAGCCATACACTTCCTCACGACTCTTTTTCAAAAGTTGCTCAGTTCTTCCTTCAACAGAAACTGCCTGAGCTGCCCGATTCTGAGAATCCACACCAACTCGAGCAACGTCAGCTCGATAAATTTTCATCTCCCCATCAATAAATCCTCGGTCAAGGACACGTGCAAGAAGTTCATCAGTTGCAGCATTTGAGGGAGCACAAACAAGCATCCTAGGCTTTGGGCAGAGTTTTGGAAGAGTTCGAAAGAGATTCTGATTCATGCTCTGCAGAACTTCATCAATTGAACCAGAGGCCACAGCCACCGTACTATTTGAGTTGCTCTCATCAGCCTGCTTATAACTTTCAGGCGCCAATTTCTTTAGCAATGCAGCATAGTAACGCTGATATTGGACTAGATGGATCACATTAAGCATCCCCCACACAGTATGTGTTTTACCAGTTCCAGGAGGGCCCTGAACTAAAGTAAAAGGCCACGGTTCTTGCTTCTTTGCCACACCACTTGACGTACCAGCAGCAGTATGCATTGCAGCCCATTGAATTGCAGCTAGCTGGGGTCCATTAAACGTCCTGCGTAGATGTTCAACAAAGCTTGGTGTAAAGCAATCAGGCATTGCAGGTGGTTGCTCTTCATATTTTGGGAACTGGTCAGGACTAGGTTGAATAATCGCGTTTTGCATCTGCAAGAGTGTATGATAATTGTCAACACGAAAACATAATGTGGTCCATCTTATCATCTACATAActgaatttcaaataaaaccTGAACGTGAAGATGGCGGAACGCATGCAGAGCAATGTATTCTCGCTGTGTTGTCGCCAAAGAACAAAGAGGAGTCAGATACCAGTGATCACCAGGGCGGAGCTTCCGCAAAAGATGATCATCATCATTCTTGCtgtgttttgaaaaaaaagtacaatGAGAGGAAATCAGTTGCTGATGCAGAAAATTGTGTGGTTGGCCACAGAAACCATGTAAGGCCATACAAACGACAAGAAAACATTGCTCACCTGCTGGAGTTGTAGTTATCCCCAACAAAAAAGTGAAGGGTGACTCCTGTGTGTCCTTGGTTACCAATAGGCATGTATCTCCTCATTGTACCTGCAACACGCCCATTAACTTCTGGCTTCTCCTTATCTTCAGGAGGTGAGGGACCATTCCTCCTAGCATTGGCTGGATTGTATCAACAGAGAAACATGTAAACATATGGTTTTTCTTTGGATAAACTTAAGTCAGAATAAAGAAGAAACCCAGagtaattcaaaataatttgcaAAACCTGCTCCAGGCATACAGATTGAAAGAACTGCTACATCCCCTTCCTTAAATGTCCATTTGTATTCATATGGTGGCATTAATACCACATCAAACCATCCTGCGAAAATGAACCAACAACCAACACAAAAGTTGAACCAGATTAAAACCTGTGGTTTGTATGCGACTCTTCCAGAAGAACAATAAAGGAAAACTAGATTTGAAACAAATCCCCAAAATCAAGAATGATAACCTTGTGCTGTCAGGACAGAACATACAAATACTGCATCTTAGATTTTTAAGACAAAGAGGATACCTAGACGCAGGTAACTCAGAATATCTTGAAATGAGTGGTAAGACAACTAAAACATACAGTAAAATGAAAGCATGGACCATAATCTTGTATGTGGAGTTGACATCATCTTATGAATAAAGTTCTTGTAATGAGCAAAATGTGTGTAACAAGGAAAAAAGCAAGGAGAAGCAATAACCTAGGATCAGTATTTTAAGAAAGCTTAAAAATAGTCCAAATAACACACAATGGCACAATGAGCATATACAGTTGAACTCAATGATGACATATCAAATTAGAGATGTAGAGCTTCCATTTACTGAATATCAGAACAGTGTAAGGATCTAGTGCAGAAGAGACAAGAGGGAAATACCCCTTTCGCGTCGTTCAATGCTTTTTATGACCACCCTAACATGGCTTGAAGCCATTTCTGAAGACTCCTCCCAGTTATTGTAAAGCTGCGCTCTGCATTCTTCAAATAGCAAAGGCTCAAACACCCTAATATACTCTTCTACTGAATCAAAGCGACCTGGAACACGCTCAAGCTTCTGTTCATCTGTTGATTtcagaaataaaatatgcatAAGCAAACAGATAAAATGCAGGTGTAACAGTGCATTATcgttttcataaaaaaactgCAGAAGGTTGAGGAAAAAGCTTCAGAACACTGACTGCAGCTCAGGGTCTTCATTACACAATACACACTCTCCAAAACTCACTCCTAAATTTTCTGAAGTTCACTTCAGagtattgaaaaattatataagattCTAATAAGATAAGATGTAAGCCAtttcataaatgaaattttcaagATAGACTATATGTGAAGAGAAGTGTCAAACTACTTAGCAATTTTGATCATGAGTAGCAAGTTCATAGTAAAAAACAGAAGAAAAGATAAcacagaaaatgaaaattagacAGATAACCAATTAACCATGAGGATAGACATACAATCGTGCAAGAATTAACATGAGATACTACATTACCTGGGTGATTCCAAAATTTCTCACTCGTCACCTCACGCAATAGGCGTTCCACTGATGAATCTTGAACGTTAACAAAACTTTGCTTCTGGGGAAGATGCCTTTTTACAGCTAATTTAGGATGAGTATAACCACTGACTGCTGGTTTCCTACCAGAACACTGACTAAGTTGCTTTATATTAGGCTGATGCTTCAAAGAACTTTGACTAGAaacaagaggtgtttgaactTGCAAAGGAAGATCTATCGAGCCATTTAATGTTCTCGGAGGTCCAGGAGTCGCAGAATTACTGTTTTCATCACTGACGATTTTACAATCATTTGACTCTGCAACTTCATTGCCTTCATAAGTCAAGAGATCACCCTTTTCTGCATCCCCAATTACAGATTGTGTTTGCTCTTCCCCACTATCAGTAGATGGCAGTGCAGAATGGGTTTCTCTTACTGTCCTCAATAGTGCCCGTGGTGCAGGTATCTGCTTAGGAGTTGAAGCCTTCGAAGCACCGACTTGCTTCACATCTTCTAGCTCGAGATACATGGTCTGCCTGCCACGCTTCTTTCCCAACATTACTTCCTTCTGCTGGTCAGGCTTTGGGCGTTTCCCAGGATTATTTACGGGCCTCAATGAATGAGTTGCTTCATTTCCTCTGGATATTCTTGGTTTAGGCTCTGAAGCAGAATATTCGTCACCATCTTTAGCTCTATTGATTTTCTTATCAGTTGTTTCAGTGTCTAATACAATACGCACTACCCCCTTTGGGCATGCAATATTTTGCATCAATGCAACTTGGCCTCTCTCTTGTGCATGTAAACCAGTTGAAGCATTAGCCGAGCCCTCTGCATCAGACCATTCACCCTCTTCTTTCTCAGAATCCCGATCACCAATAGGACCTTCTTGAACGTCTGAAAGAGCAGCCTTTACACCCTGGCCATTAATGTTTATAGATCCTCTGTTTTGAGCAGATGCATCACATGTTTGAGCAGATTTAGTCCGGACAAGAGGCTGCAAACCAGAAACAGTAGACGCACGGGAGGAAGCGTGATAATTTGATACCCCTTGAGGGCCTGCTGGTGCCACAAATAAATCTTTCCTGCCAATACTTGAGGCTGGAACGGCCTCCTGAGTCTGGAAGCAGACAACACTATCAATATCATCTTCATTTTCAGTAGTTGGTTCATTAAGATCAACTTTTAGTCTTCCTTTTGAGCCCATTTCACAAATAGTTGCAAACAAGCAAACAaaattgtgtatatatttatactgGTAATTTTAGTTGGATATTCTATTagtaaagaatataaaatgcCAACCAAAAAGCTACTCAGCACAAATACTCAGACTTCTCGAATGCCTAACCAACTCTGCatcaaatttggaaataaaatttgtaagaaTGCTTAGTCATAATCACCAAACAAAACACTCAGCCCTGACTAAGAATGACAGACACTAGATCATACAATTTgctatttatataataaacaaagaaTCATCAATCCAccaaatttattgatttaacaGAACTTCTCTATCACAACATTAAAAGATCTTGCTCACCATACCATACAGTGAATAACAGTTAGGGCCTATCTTTGTCAAAATTCAAGACAACAACCAAGAAACATCAAGAAACTAAATATCTATGCAATCTTTCTCACTATACCACACTTCACAACCCTGTCAATCACATTCAGGGACAAATTTCAACCTCTAAGATGCAGCAGAACTCCATTTCTCAACTCATAAATCAATAACCAGATTAACAACCCGACAACCTTCCTCTACCAGTAGCCAATTCACTCCACATTATCAAAcacaaatccaaacaaataaacaaaccGAAAAAACAACACCATTCATCACAACAAAACCGTGCgaaatccataaaaaaaagttcaaattcCAGATAATCAAACGACATGTATCAATCAGCtcaaaatcaatctcaaaaCGCATCATATTACTCTTACAATCAAAATTCCAATCAAATTAACAACACATACTTCGCCATTCAAGCTGATTCTTCGCTACTCTACCACACACATCATCATCAGCTCAAAATGAGATTGTATTATACCTCAATCAGCTACAGATACGCCTTTTGAGTCAAGCTATTGAGTCAAGCACACGTCAGATGTATGTATAATCGTATCTATACTGCGATGCacagagagaagaagagagcaTTCATCAGAATTGTGTGAGAATCCAAATTCGAGCGgtttatttataggggaacgAATGGGTAGCAGAATGGAATCCGAGGGTATTTTGGTAATTCTCCCATTTTTGGATGGAAAATGTTTGCTTAacctaaaataattatgattgaaattttccatttttgtttttatgaatCAGCATTCGCTCACGTTTCCGTTATTTAACCTGATCCGGAGCATTAATAAatatcctaatttttttttgtaaaaaatccGAAAATCCTAAGTAAAATTGTGTATATATTAcgtaaataatatttaaagaaaatattgtttgagtaaatatataatttaaatatgatataaagttataatttaaatatttagggTTACAAAGTTAAGACTTTCCATGCAAACGGAACCATAATTCTGACTATAAAGAATCTGATCAGGTCCAAAACGACAAAtcgaatttaataaatcagtTTTTGTCCGGTTCGATAATTTTGATTACATGTGTTTTGTTCATTTATGTCTTGTTGAtctatttgtttttctaaCAAGCGTGCGATTGTTTTACTAAAAGGGCAAATCGCATTTAATAATCCGGTTTTTGTCCGATTCGATTATTTGGATTACATACTTTTGATcatttatgtcatgttaatcTAATTGTTTTTCTAAGAAGCatggaattatttttctaaaaagataaattgaatttaatcatCCGATTTTTGTCCAATTCGATTATTTggataacatattttttatttatttatgtcgtgttgatcaaattatttttctaacaaTAACGCAATTTATGTCTTATTTTAACTAATCTCACGGGcatataatttaatgtgtGTAGTAGTAGCAGTTAATGGAATACTATGATTTAAATACTTTGATTTACAAAGTTATGAATTTCAGTGCAGACTGAACCATAATTCTGAACATAAAGAATCTGATCATCAGGTCGAAAAAGACAAATCGAATTTAATAATTCGATTTTTGTCCGATACGATTATTTTGAGCCATATGTTTTGTTCATTTATGTCATGTTGATCTAATTGTTTTTCTAACAAGCATGCAATTtgttttactaaaaagaaaattgcataataATCCGATTTTTGTCCAATCCGATTATTTTGATTAcatacatttttttcatttatgtcaTGTTGATCATATTGTTTTTCAAACTAGCAtgctattatttttctaaaaagacAAATCGAATTTAATCATCCGATTTTTGTCCGGTTCGATTATTTTGATTACATATGTGTTGTTCATTTATGTCATGTagatcaaattatttttctaacaGCATGCAatttatatcttattttaactTATATCACAGGcatataatttaatgtatGTATGTAGATggaatactataatttaatactttGATTTACAAAGTTAAGAATTTCAATGCAGACTGAACCGTAATTCTGAATATAAAGAATCTGATCAGGTCGAAAAAGACAAATCGAATTTaataatccaatttttttttccaattagtttattttgatACATACGTTTTGTTCAATTATGTCATGTtgatctaattatttttcttacaagCATGCAATTTATGTCTTATTTTAACTAATCACGGgcatataatttattgtacGTAGGAATGGTAGTTAATActacaaataatttaaatattttaatttacaaaattaagaatttcaATGCAGACTACTGAATCTATAAATAATCTCATTGGGATAAAAAGACAAATCGAATTTAACAATCCAATTTTTTTCCGATtcgattattttaattacatacattttgttcatttatgtcatattgatctaattatttttctaacaaGCATTCAAATTACTCGTATGTCTTATTTTAACTATCTCACGGGCTCCTTCGATTGTACATATGCTTGGACTTTGTGTTGGATTGGATTTTCAATATTTCGGTTCGATCAAATCTCGGATTTGCAAGAAGCCCACTCGATGTGGCTCTATTTGGGCTGTCATTTTCCAAGGCCAACATAATTCTGGGCTGTGAATACATTAAAACACGtccaaaaaattaatcacttcTTGAGATGTAATAACTGGGTTATATTTAACAGGCAATTTCTATTCGGTTTTGTACATTTTAGGGgaattttttatcttattactccctccgtcccctattaggagtcactctttgaccgagcacgggttttaagaaatgtaaagaaaagttggttgaaaaagttagtggaatgtgagacccattttttatattggttttataataaaatgtgagtgaattgagttagtggaatgtgggacctacttactatttatggtaaaaatgaagtgtgattcttaattggggacggaccgaaatggaaaagtgtgactcttaatgggggacggagggagtattaaactCAAAGTAGGTGGATTTAGGTCTAAGGTCAGAATCCTAGGCTcaattacatttattatatttaatgggCTCTCAAGCCCAAAGTGAGGAAATGTGTGGCTTTCTTAGCCCATTAAACCTgattactagtagtactactccAATAAAACAcgtgaaaatttaaaaaaatcaaaattgatctACAGcacacaatatttattttaaataataaaaatataggcaCAAGGTATTAGTTGAAACatgaaacaaattattttttgaaaaacaaatgaCAATAATTTATACCCTTcgtcctacaaaagatgttacattTGTGGGActgcacgagattttatgaagttttattttgtgtattaggtggaaagagaaaatattaatatttatattagtgtgagagagaacttatTCTAAAAgtggaaatgtgacattttttatgggacggagggagtatttaaaaagaaaagaaacagaaaaaagGCCTCAGATTcaaaaagaaagggaaaaaattccaaagaaagagttaaaagagaaaaatcaaaaaagagGAAACCCAACTATGGACAGGGATGCACTCGCCTTAATCGCAAAGTCTGTGTGTGCCCAAATTGTGCTTCTAAAGTGAGTCTTGAGTGATGTGAGGAGtgcaaaaatatattataattttttgttgaaatattgAGAGGAGGCatttaaaagataatttaaaataaatttgtaaatttgaaaatagttattgatataaaaatttgaaaaagggCATTTGCCCGGACCATGTAGATCAGCCCATACGAGTTCATATCAAACATGTGCATGTCAGTATGACTGATTCAAGGCTATCACCGTGTGCAGTGGCGAAGCCACGTTGGGGCCAGGGATCCTTGGTCCCCTCCCGTCAATTTTTCCATTtactatatatagtatatgtaCACTAAATGAGGTCGATGGCTCAGTTGGTAGGCAACCGtgtctcttctttttttctcttctttctaccactttttttttccttctatgtatttattcatctttttttctttctttctattCATGCAGTATAAtgtgtagtatattttattttctttgctttctattttttggaaCATAATTTCTATTTGTTCTCTTTTGCATCATAAATTATGTTCATTTTAATTCTTTGTCATTTCGTAATTGCTTTCTTCCATCATTATActcataataaaaaagtttaaaatataattattatattctatttgttataatttatattttcgttgatattttttatggagACATctaaacattataaaaaatttatttccatCCATTCTACTAAtgtaaatattgaaaatatcaataactGAGCTTCCGAGGTCATGAACATCGATAAAATCCTATAGATATTAACATAATTTGGGCTCCCCATCGTAAAATTTCTGGCTTCGCTATTGACCGTGCGTGCGTGTGCAACAAATTCATGAGAAACTGTTTTGCTTCTCTATCCAAAAAACACGCTcgtttctctcttctcttccttTCCCTCGCTATTCTGTTGATTTCTCGGACGTGTAAAACCTTATCGAATGAGCACCCCGCTGTGTGTGCTCTAACATTGTGACTCATCAATGATTCAATGTGTGGGAGGTGGTCTACCCTAGCCACTTATCAAATGATTCAATGTGTGTGGGGGCTATGATTTGATTCACAAAAGAGTCGGTGATCTAAATCATTAACACCAATCAACGGCCCTGATTATCTTGTCGAAATCTCCAACGGCTccattttccatttaatttaattaattatttttcttttccctcCACTTCAACACTAAATTGTCTTACTCTCCTTCACCCTTTTCACTCTCTTTATAAACAGTATcaacacattaaaattaaagcacAAAAATTCATCAATCATTCCGAGATGAAAAGGCAGCAGCTGCATCAATTTGCAGCGGTTTTGAGCTCGCTCGCATGGCTTCTAGCTCAATGCGGCAGCGGAGAGGTGCTGCCGTTTAAAGCGGCGAATTTGGGGGGGTGGCTCGTGACCGAAGGCTGGATGACGTCGTCGCTCTTCGACGGCATTCCCAATAAGGATCTGCTGGtgtgcattttaatattggttgaattttatttgattagaATCTAGAGGAATTTAATTCGtgatttgtttataattttgctCATAGGTTTCTGCAATTTATATAATTGGGTAAACTAGTAGTAGCATATCATCATCGATTTGGGGAAACTGTAGTTTAGATACTAATTTCCACATTAGGAAATGGAGCTGTGATTCACAGCATTGCAAATGGATCTAAGATGCCAATTTGGGAAAGAGGTTTTATACTGTAAGTTGGATTTAGGTAAGGTTGTTGGTGTATTCTAATGAACATATGTGAATTTGTGTTTGTTGGTCTAATATTAGGTTAAGTTGCGCTTCATTTCACACTTACATTGATGAATTATGAAGTGATTGTAAACATTTTTTACAGTCTCAGTGTGTCATTTAACTATCAACTGAAGTGAAATGAAGATAGTCTAGACTCATAGTAGAATTTCATTGATTTGATTCTCACTGAGAAAATTGGTGGCTGGAAACAAAGTTACCTCcaaaaatgaagtatattaGTATGACTAAATTGTGATTGCTACAAATAATTGCTGGTGGTTGAAATGCTTGGGAGTGTTAAGTGAGAGCCTTttgctttatttaattagattacTTTGGCTATTGTCAAGTAAAGAGTATAGTTCCAGTTAAGAAGATATTATCTTCTTCTCATCCCTTCCCTTCTCAAATGGGTACTTACATACAGAAGTTGGTATAAATGTCGAAGAGAGGTGTAATTTTAGAACTCGTGTTTCGTTCATCAGGATGGAACTCAAGTGCATTTTAAGTCTGTCAGCCTCAACAAGTATCTATGCGCAGAAAAAGGGGGCGGTTCAACACTGGTAGCCAACCGTCGTAATCCCAGAAGCTGGGAAACTTTCAGGGTCagctttcttgtttcttgtttcttgtttcttttcttcctACAGGTTGGTCTCACATTTCTATGTATTCACTTAAATATGCAGTTATGGCGAATTAATGAAACCACCTTCAATTTTAGAGTTTCCAACAAAGATTTTGTTGGGCTTGTGGACGAAGGTGAAGGGATTAAAGTATTTGCGCGTGCAGCTGAACCGGGGCCAAATGAAACCTTCGCAATTGTACAAAATGCGGATAATCCGAGCAGAGTTCGTATAGTTGCATCAAATAATCTTTATCTTCAGGTAATTACCTCTTGTACAAATATATCTTGCAGCTACCAACATCTCAATAACTCCTTATATGTATTACTTGACAGCTTCCAATAGCTTTGTATAAATAATCAGAACTATCCTCAATGCTCAAATTATGGAGGATAAACGCATTCacattcttcttttctttttttgtttatttattttctcatatgCATTTGATTGTCGTGTAAAGGCAATAATGGAGAACTATGTGGTGGCCGATTACTTAGGTAGTCCTGACGACGAATGGGGGGATGGAGATCCCTCTGTTTTCGAAATGCATATTATCAAGACGTTAAAAGGGGAATACCAATTAACCAACGGTTATGGTCCAGACGAAGCCCCTAAAATAATGAAGGTGAACTGTTTAACTCTGCTATATCTTCTTATCAAGCTAATCCTCAAATATATTAAACAAGTGAACATCGCTAAACTCTCAAATA is a window from the Salvia hispanica cultivar TCC Black 2014 chromosome 1, UniMelb_Shisp_WGS_1.0, whole genome shotgun sequence genome containing:
- the LOC125200503 gene encoding helicase sen1-like; its protein translation is MNALFFSLCIARRISLNGETQEAVPASSIGRKDLFVAPAGPQGVSNYHASSRASTVSGLQPLVRTKSAQTCDASAQNRGSININGQGVKAALSDVQEGPIGDRDSEKEEGEWSDAEGSANASTGLHAQERGQVALMQNIACPKGVVRIVLDTETTDKKINRAKDGDEYSASEPKPRISRGNEATHSLRPVNNPGKRPKPDQQKEVMLGKKRGRQTMYLELEDVKQVGASKASTPKQIPAPRALLRTVRETHSALPSTDSGEEQTQSVIGDAEKGDLLTYEGNEVAESNDCKIVSDENSNSATPGPPRTLNGSIDLPLQVQTPLVSSQSSLKHQPNIKQLSQCSGRKPAVSGYTHPKLAVKRHLPQKQSFVNVQDSSVERLLREVTSEKFWNHPDEQKLERVPGRFDSVEEYIRVFEPLLFEECRAQLYNNWEESSEMASSHVRVVIKSIERRERGWFDVVLMPPYEYKWTFKEGDVAVLSICMPGAANARRNGPSPPEDKEKPEVNGRVAGTMRRYMPIGNQGHTGVTLHFFVGDNYNSSSKNDDDHLLRKLRPGDHWYLTPLCSLATTQREYIALHAFRHLHVQMQNAIIQPSPDQFPKYEEQPPAMPDCFTPSFVEHLRRTFNGPQLAAIQWAAMHTAAGTSSGVAKKQEPWPFTLVQGPPGTGKTHTVWGMLNVIHLVQYQRYYAALLKKLAPESYKQADESNSNSTVAVASGSIDEVLQSMNQNLFRTLPKLCPKPRMLVCAPSNAATDELLARVLDRGFIDGEMKIYRADVARVGVDSQNRAAQAVSVEGRTEQLLKKSREEVYGWMHSLRLRETQLSQQIAYLQKELNVVAAAGHAQGSVGVDPDVLMARDQNRDRLLQNLAAIVENRDKLLVEMSRLHILEGRFRAGGNFNFEEARADLEASFANEAEIVFTTVSSSGRKLFSHLTHGFDMVVIDEAAQASEVGILPPLSLGAARCVLVGDPQQLPATVISKAAGTLLYSRSLFERFQQAGCPTMLLSVQYRMHPYIRDFPSKHFYQGRLTDSESVASLPDEVYYKDPLLRPYIFFDIAVGRESHRGGSVSYQNTIEAQFCVRLYQHIQKTIRSLGARRVSVGIITPYKLQLKCLQREFKDVLNSSEGRDVYINTVDAFQGQERDVIIMSCVRASSHGVGFVADIRRMNVALTRARRALWVMGNAKALEQSDDWAALINDAKARKCYLDMNSLPKEFFSEPSTYGAFSSTISNARGLGSGPSYRPQESYSNFGPSEVEAKSTYPYIARLGSNQFMRPPGT